The Augochlora pura isolate Apur16 chromosome 4, APUR_v2.2.1, whole genome shotgun sequence genome segment TAGATCAACGCATTTGTTCTAACCAATTTCTGATTATAAACGTACTTTCGTTTAATTGAATGACATATTCCGTACTGATCAACTTTGAGTACGTCAGCGTATTCGTTCCTCGCTGCAGTGTTGCATTCGTCCTCGGGTATCTCTCGAGGCTCCTGAAACTTCTACATCGCGGCAACTGCAATTGTAATTGTATCTATACTTTCAGTGCCTCATTCTCGCAGTCGCCGCCATGGCGTCCGCCGGTGTCATCCCTGCTGCACCTTTCGTAGCGGCTCCAGCACCTCTGGCAGCAGCCCCGCTAGCTGTCTCAGCACCTATAGTCACTGCAAGGAGTAGCCAAGTCATCGCCAGGAACTACAACACTTTGGCCGCTGCACCGCTCGCCTTACCTGCCGCATTACCTGCTGCCTTATCCGCTGCACCGTACACTCTCGCCGCTGCGCACGCTGCACCGTACACTCTCGCTGCCGCTCCAGCCGCGCCGCTGTCTTATGCTCCTTTCGCCTACTCCGCGCCATACGTGCTTCCTTgaacaacatttttctaatCGCAATCTGTTTTCTATCTTCTGTTCTAATGAATAAATCGCCTCtttaaacaaacaaacgaACTACACGTCTTCAACACCTTGCCACCCTCCGATTGGTACCGCGATCCCTGGATGTATGCATTCCAAAATGGGATCCCACGTATGCGAATAATCGACGCTTGTACGTGCCTCgatttatctaaatataacCCAGCCTGTTGACACTGGGTATATAATAACCGTGACACAACATTATTTCTGGTGGAAGAGTCGAATCGATATCGTGAAACTTTGTCGTGGGACGCAGTTTTGGAAATTGCATTCGAGGGCCCTTTGAGGGCTCTTTGGAATATATTTCGGGACGAGTAATGACGAAATTGGGGACGTGACGCAACATTATTTCCGGCGGTGGTTATCGCGTTGATACCGTGTAACTTTGTTGCAGTAAGCAGTTTTAATGattaaatgcaattaaatgcACTTTAACAGTCGGGATGGTCTTCGTTTGaacttgaaatataaataccgGTATTTGATTGTCTAGTTTCTATCAATTGAGatcgatagaaaaatgaaCGTGTCCGGAAAAGAAGTTTTGGTTTGGGTAATAGattgaacaaaattgataaatgaaattataaataatccaaAGcgcagttatatttttgttgggAAGTTTTTGGGTTTCAACTCTTTGAACTCTTGTACAAACAATAGGGCAGTGGAGCCAGGGTTACCGAAGGGTGGTCAATAGTCGCGCCTTTGGTTTGTTTTCTGACATCATTAactttacatttatcgaataagacgtattaaattcttttattctttcacttttaccagtttctaatttttttattcttttcttgtgtttatttattaacctttaGGTGGCGAGACATTTTCGTAACTGCACTATTAACGATGTTTATTACAATACTGAGCTTTAtccagtaattttttaaaacatattctTGCAGATATTTCTTGTGGACTTACTAGTTTTTCTATCGTTCCTAATgtaactattttattgttaaaaaaatgaaatatgtcttaaatattgattatgtttataaaacatattcaaAACGTAGCAGTTGGTCACACCACAGGTATCGGTTCCATTACACTACTTATTGAAATTAGCGATGCGACGCATGCAATGTGTATCTTGCTGCAACCCGGACTTACGGAAACGGAAATCAAACAGAGCAGTGATATTCGGTGAATATATTCATCATTTACTGTATCCGTAATCATTggatattgataatattcatgaagctttaaataatttccatcgatACGTGGGTCGACGGTGGAGAACCGTGAGTCGAATCAGTTTAGGGCAATTTCGTTCTCGCAGGGATAGCGCAGAAATTGTCGAAGTTGTCGGCTCACGGCTGATCAATTCTACGTATTCTCCACGCCGAGAAACCACCGTTATTTACCTCTGATTTATTTACGTCCATTCGGTCTCACCCCCGTCACGATTATGTTACGATCGTTGCAATACCTTGCGTACGCATGACATTGCACCACGGTTGCACGACGCACGCAACAACGCGACAAAGGAAAAATTTGGTTATAAACGTATATTGTCCGTAACTCGAGCGTGATGCAAACAGGTTAATATAAGCATTCGTGTGTTTGTTACGTTGCGGCGAAATGTTACGCGTCTATCGGCATCGTTGGTACGACAATAACGATGTGATTCGTTCTCCTGTTTCCATTGCGTCACGTTGATAAACCGCGGAATTTCGGTATTTCTCGGCCGGACGAAGGATCGTTAACGGGCAGGAACCGGTATGACGGGGGTCGCGGGCTGCAATAAAACACGgacaattaattagaattatgtaaaattgaatttcaccAGTGGTGACGGACCCGTCGACAGAATTGCGTTACgtgacaaaatattaattacaattgaatatagattaattttaCGAGCGTCGGCTCCGCGGCTTGCTTCACAAATACCCGATTCTAATTATGGAACGACTTCTTGTTATCATTAGACTGCAGatgttatgcatttatgacaaaaccGAGTAGACAATACACAATGTAATGGCACTATTGCAACAATCtaatgatttttcattttattgtttataaccCATTGAGATTATCCAACACGGAAGCAAATGTTTGGGCAGTTCCTGTTTCTTGCAACGAACGCgcgaaatttgtattttgcgtAAAGATTCGCGGTCTAGTTATCACCGTAACACAGGATTTACGTGATCGCCGCCTTGAAGTTGACACGCGTGTCGCTCGAAAACCGGTCGCGGGTTAAGAAATCAAGCTTACGCGACcaaattaacaattaagtTCATAGAGAAAGTTCAGCAACGAAACCGTATCTAGCCGAAGGTCGCGGATGCAATTAACCGGAGATTTCCTCCCACCCTTCCGCGGTAGCATGAGATTATGATCCGCGGCAACCAGGAAATCGATTGGCCCTTTAATCATTCCTCTTACAGTATTGTATTGTTCATTAGTACGACAGCGATCAGAATACTGATCTATTATATGGTGTCCATGTTACAAAAATCAGTGTTCCAAAATCGAAACTGTACaacattaatttttgcttGCGCGCTCGCTCATACTTTGACGTCAAATGCTTTTTGACGATCGTAATTATCTGCCGATATCTGCTCGCATGAATATTCAGTCTTTTCAATGTCCCCGTATTGTTCACGACATGCGTTTTGCTTATAAGGTTTTAAGCAGGTATAATTCTTTCTCCATCATATTAacttgtatttaaatataggaCAGTGGAGTCGTTTACTGTTGGctgaataattacaataactttGGTTCCTTTCTCGGcatgatggagatttctagtaatatcCTGTTAAGTGCGAccgttattccgttcttttaaatcggattaaaattctgtcctcctgcagttaatattaaatcattctagtaaatgtagacgtatactaaatatttttctttttctcctaagaaattattacaatcgaaaaggtGTTTGCCATTggaactatgaagaaaatggtacggcgaggggttaatttgctttatatttatcgaacaacacgtgttatctttttttatcgttttatctTTCTTGTCTTCTAAGCCGAAAATTTAATACGTCTTATTCGTTAAATATAAAGCTAACCGTACCTAATTTATCTTTATCCAATTAACTGTTCAATCTGTTTGAAAAGTGCAcaagttactgtaattatactgtacttGTTCGAtcttcttcatattttatttaattactacacttctgtgaaatatataattagcaatattatatcaaaatatatagcTCGTTTTTGTCGAGTATACTATCGTGAAAGAATGGTAACGTTAAGATATCATAAGTTATGATAACTATACTCGACTGATTGTTTTAGTTATAATCGTAAGTTTGCGCTTTACATTAAACATTCCATTATCTTCGATGTATAGCCATCGCATCTATCAAAACCACCAATACAATGgtgtgtataattataaacttaaaataacttttacatttttaataatatttctacaaaatcGTAACGAAATATcacatttgtatatttctattttctattacttctaaatagaattatataaatatagttgtTTTCTTGGttttctgtttaaatatctataaagatgtaaaagttataattattccgaGCACTATACATGGTCCCATTGAATTGTGttatcttatatatttagaaaaaaaaaacttaacaAAGCAACGCATTtgtgtatttctatattagaaataatagaaaataaaaaaaaaggtaaatataatattttatattagaaataatagaaaaataaaaatatgcaaatataatattttaccatGTTTCTGTTTAGACATCGGTAACAATGTGAAAGTTACTTTGAAACGATGTAAGTGATGTAATTATGACCACCGCCGTAGATAACTAATAAACGTATCATTGTAACATACCGCTCTTTACTTTACGAATTAGCGAGAAAGAGTATAACAGCTTCCCAACTTAGAAGTCGAGCAAGTTTACTACCGCAATTTTCAACCGTTTCGAGGCTGTTCATTGTGCATTCGTGGTTCATCGACACTGCACCTGCATGTCGGCGACTGCCCCGGCTCTTCCCCCGAGGCTTTCGTGACGCTCTCGATCCTCGACCCTGAGAATAAATGGTTCTCGCTTTTTCTCGTCGCCCAATTTACCGAAAAAGAACAGTTAAGATTCGTCGCGCCGTTTTTTCCGGGCAGGCGAATCAGGGGAAAGTCTTAGCCTCCAAAGGAGGATCGTAGACGAGGCTCCACTAGGAATTCGAGTCACGACTGTGGAACGATCTTCGAAACTTACGGTGTCACAACCTTACGACGTAAAACGTATGCCTGTTTTTCGTATTTAGAACGTGAACGAGCCGCACCCAATCTGTATTACTGGTTCAAGTGAAACTGGCATTCCTGCTGGCCGAGGATTATGTCATCCAAGGGTCGATGGATGACCCTCGATGCCATCTTGATCCATCTTCAGAGAAATCAGTACCATTTCCAGAGCGTACTTCCTACGAGGGTTGGCATTCGAAGCATTCGCAACCCCTATAGGTGCTTTGAACGTTTGCTTCTGATGCACTGTTGATGCCTATGGCCAACCAGCAGatactagaaaattgttgGCGTCTGGGAGCGACCGATAAATGATtaggaattaatattattagtatcaATCTACGGACCACGAGCGAGTTATTAATCTTTCAGTgtgaaatcaatattttacaaatttcgaAAGATTTGATATATCTTAAGTTTAGTATTTTGTTTTgctaaatttgataaaatatttaaaacgtaCGTTGCTTGCGGTTGGTGGGTTGATGCACGCGTGTAAACGGTCTAGAGCAGCGACCATTGTAATGTAAATCTGGAAGATACATGTTGCTCATAGTTCCGGTTGCGGTTATTATATGCTATGTGCACGGTATGTATCAAAATCTGCAGTAGCCAAAGGGTCGAATAACTGTGGATAGATAATTTTGGGATATTCTCAGTTCGAGGTAgctaatttcatttgaaataagaATGAGAAgcagttattttaaataattgatttcgaGCCATCATTTACAAtgcttttatttgaaaataaaaataatatcgaaacatttaaaataatgacaattaAAAGTAACGAATATATTTcgtcatttgtttatttcaaatacGATGAAGGAAATAATTCTCAAATTcgacaagaaaaataaatgctacaatagattttattttctactaaaAAAACTTCACAGcaatttgttctttttccAAGAAGTTCATTCTGAACACGTTGTGAGCTACGTTTAGTCACATACGGTTAACACTAATCTTTTATTACTTTGCATAATTTATCtgtattgcaatatattcgaacaaactgaatttaacTAGGATATTGAGATTGTATACGGATTAagatttagttattttttaattaaataaattgctttgatattgtacaaaattttaaggTTCATTTTTAGCACTTAATTACAACTACattcaatattgtataaatagtGGTGATTTTACCTTAATGAAAGGTGATTTTACGTTACAGAAGTGTAAATGATGATGTCAGTGTAAATCGGACACAGAGATTTATATCAGACtcaattttcaagataaattTCACACTTATtacagataattattttataaaatgatcatGAGAACaacatgttatttaaaataatatttaaaataatgtaatatcaaAAGTAATCACAGGtgtggaaataattatgaaataaaataacatgttatttgaaataatatcttatCAAATGTCATTTCAAGTGTGTCCCGATCTGATTTGTGACGTTCTTTGAGCCTATTTTTGAGTTTCATCCGCTTTGGTGCAAGCTCCGGTCTCGTCTAGATCGGTTGAACGTTGTGTTAAAATCTACCGAAGGATTAAGTTTACAAAAAACCTTCGCCGATAAACAAGAGCAGGTCCATAGTTGGTCGATGACGACACCCGGATGGGCGAAGAATTAGATCTGGCCGAAGATCAGAGCCGAACCAATCGGTCCTGCAATTACCATGTCCACGGGCCATCGATCCCCGCCACGAAGCGCGTCGGACCTCTGAAAAAAACCATCTAGATTCGACCTTAGAGTCCGGCCGATGAAAGTAACGAACCCGGTACAAACCGAACAAAGCGATTTGGTATTCAGAAGCGTGTTTCTGTCGCATCGTGCCTCGCAACCACCGTTCTGTTGCCATTCTTTGCGTAGTGGGAGTATGTGTCTCGCGGAACCAACTATAAAAGCGGTCTGCCTAATCGTTTTGGTATCACAGTCTCATACATCGTTCCACTCGAAACACCCTCGAGATCCTCAACAAGCAAAATGAGTTCCGCAAA includes the following:
- the LOC144469086 gene encoding uncharacterized protein LOC144469086; translation: MIKSACLILAVAAMASAGVIPAAPFVAAPAPLAAAPLAVSAPIVTARSSQVIARNYNTLAAAPLALPAALPAALSAAPYTLAAAHAAPYTLAAAPAAPLSYAPFAYSAPYVLP